A single Chloracidobacterium sp. DNA region contains:
- a CDS encoding D-alanyl-D-alanine carboxypeptidase: MTKNLRQFNKHFSLLIVIISSAFAVIGQTQPLLQDIKIYREPTPTPAATPYVQRTGSSTAVSGGMRTKFPALAEVSVPGYSGILIESMDGNVVVENNSTSVFNPASNVKIATAYAVLKTFGPDFRFMTSVYTDGTIDLSTGTLNGNLYVSGRDPMFGFEHAVAIANELNRLGIRTIKGDLIATDNFAMNFSGSSLKSAEAMFATMDAGRRSAAATRVWLNFLSNSGRFGEVSGTPGVSFTGGYYVQPIPSSLSLLFTHESAPMREILKVTLCYSNNFLAERLGDMLGGAYAVARIVQLNAGIQPIEFSLQTSSGLGYNRVTPNAMMRLLRVLREDLARYSMTFADIMPVAGIDKGTLANRFASDFATGSVIGKTGTLGNTDGGASTLAGELNTRNGKFLFVIFNQRGSVARFRAFQNSFVSLVQGQFGGPVSIAYSPVSLDSRIARTRFSYPSGRNSNN; this comes from the coding sequence ATGACAAAGAACCTTAGACAGTTTAATAAGCATTTTAGTCTGCTGATCGTGATTATTTCGTCTGCGTTTGCTGTTATTGGACAAACTCAGCCACTGCTTCAGGATATCAAGATCTATCGTGAACCGACGCCGACGCCTGCCGCCACACCGTATGTCCAGCGCACAGGAAGTTCGACGGCCGTTTCCGGCGGAATGCGAACCAAATTCCCGGCCTTGGCTGAAGTGTCAGTACCGGGATATTCGGGAATCCTGATCGAATCGATGGACGGAAATGTCGTCGTCGAAAACAACTCGACATCTGTATTCAATCCGGCTTCAAACGTTAAGATAGCGACGGCGTATGCCGTTCTCAAAACATTCGGCCCCGATTTTCGGTTTATGACCAGCGTTTACACGGATGGAACGATCGACCTTTCGACGGGTACGCTTAACGGCAATCTGTACGTTTCAGGCCGCGACCCTATGTTTGGATTTGAACACGCGGTAGCGATCGCCAATGAATTGAATCGGCTCGGTATTCGCACGATTAAAGGCGACCTGATCGCGACGGATAATTTTGCAATGAATTTTTCGGGCTCGTCGCTGAAGTCGGCGGAAGCGATGTTTGCAACAATGGATGCCGGTAGGCGTTCGGCAGCGGCAACAAGAGTTTGGCTCAATTTCCTTTCAAATTCCGGACGTTTCGGCGAGGTTTCCGGGACACCGGGCGTTTCATTTACCGGAGGATATTACGTCCAGCCGATCCCGAGTAGCCTGAGTCTGCTGTTTACCCACGAATCCGCTCCGATGCGTGAAATCCTGAAGGTCACGCTCTGTTATTCAAATAATTTTTTGGCCGAACGCCTCGGCGATATGTTGGGCGGAGCGTATGCCGTGGCGCGGATCGTCCAACTAAACGCAGGTATCCAGCCGATCGAGTTTTCACTTCAGACGTCGAGCGGGCTAGGTTATAATCGCGTAACTCCGAATGCAATGATGCGACTGCTACGAGTTTTAAGGGAAGATCTGGCAAGGTACTCGATGACGTTTGCCGATATTATGCCGGTAGCGGGTATCGATAAAGGCACGCTTGCCAATCGCTTTGCCTCTGATTTTGCAACCGGCAGTGTTATTGGAAAGACCGGGACGCTTGGCAACACCGATGGTGGAGCCAGTACGCTGGCAGGCGAACTTAACACCCGCAACGGTAAGTTCCTTTTTGTGATCTTCAACCAACGCGGCAGTGTCGCCCGTTTCCGTGCATTTCAGAACAGTTTTGTTTCCCTGGTCCAAGGTCAATTCGGCGGTCCCGTATCGATCGCGTACTCACCGGTCTCGCTCGACAGCCGAATTGCCCGAACGCGTTTCAGTTACCCATCAGGCAGGAATTCAAACAACTAA
- a CDS encoding EAL domain-containing protein: protein MTSKKITAWYIAAVIIIGAACLLAAVILMPVARIDSYLVLLAGLTVALGSRITIPIPRFKSHIAVSDTFIFLTLLLYGGEFAIILAALEAFASSWRFCNKKQTVFFNSATMAISTSLVVLMLNAFSLYHVDTLHGQIGNHANFVIALSVIALTQFVANTSIATVYDAIKSNLPVWETWKSKYVWTFFSYFIGAAGAGILIQIADTAGVGVIFATFPVMYFVFLSYRMYMKNVEISIQHAEQAEQYAKVMESQSDALRESEERFRSAFNYAPIGIALVSATGQWLKVNRALTDILGFSEEEFLKVDFQSMVVTEDLGPTLVKLHELISGKIANCQLEHRYLHKNGDIVWASWSVSTAGDGSVANQRLIFQIQDITDKKVAEEKLQHEATHDALTGLPNRPLFMARLTSALERRKMSPDYKVSILFIDLDRFKYVNDSLGHLAGDLLLVGISERLRECLRPSDLVARLGGDEFTILVEGSHIDEEVTRIAERIQAKFNIPFGLNGNEVYSSASIGILHASGNHLTSEDIMRDADTAMYQAKRAGKARHEVFDEKMFRAARETLRIETDLRRAIERSELSVVYQPIYSLETDTIEGFESLARWNHPELGHISPSKFIPVAEEIGMIDRLCEYVLQVSCREIRTIQDAMPDGRKPKLSVNLSCKQFAQTSLVRNIERILDENSFSPHLLKFEITESVFVEHQARAIEMLKQLRDSGIDIHIDDFGTGYSNLSYLMKLPITTLKIDRSFVSMINDSGGNDEIVRAIVSLAKTLDLQVVAEGIETEAQLSTLRSLGCEFGQGFLFAAPMTFIDLCSYLKTESVIGQADRRFGDVAHLQQLQ, encoded by the coding sequence ATGACAAGCAAGAAAATAACAGCGTGGTACATTGCGGCGGTGATCATCATCGGTGCGGCTTGCCTGCTGGCGGCAGTTATTCTGATGCCGGTCGCTCGGATAGATAGTTACCTTGTGTTGCTTGCTGGGCTGACCGTGGCGCTCGGTTCGCGGATCACTATCCCGATACCGCGTTTCAAATCTCACATCGCCGTTTCTGACACATTTATTTTCCTAACGCTCCTACTCTATGGCGGCGAATTTGCGATAATTCTCGCCGCACTTGAGGCGTTTGCCTCCTCTTGGCGTTTCTGCAATAAAAAGCAAACGGTATTTTTTAACTCGGCAACAATGGCGATCTCGACATCGCTTGTTGTACTAATGCTCAATGCTTTTTCGCTCTATCACGTAGACACGCTACACGGTCAGATCGGGAACCACGCAAATTTTGTGATCGCTCTCTCCGTTATTGCCCTCACACAATTTGTCGCCAACACATCGATCGCGACGGTCTACGACGCGATCAAGAGTAATTTACCGGTTTGGGAAACCTGGAAGTCCAAATATGTTTGGACATTTTTCTCATATTTTATTGGTGCCGCCGGAGCCGGAATTTTGATCCAGATTGCAGATACGGCCGGAGTGGGTGTCATCTTTGCGACATTCCCGGTGATGTACTTCGTATTTCTGTCGTACAGAATGTATATGAAGAACGTCGAGATATCGATCCAGCACGCCGAACAGGCGGAACAATACGCCAAGGTGATGGAATCGCAATCTGATGCTCTGCGTGAATCCGAAGAACGGTTTCGAAGCGCATTTAACTATGCCCCGATCGGAATCGCTCTTGTGAGTGCTACCGGACAATGGCTAAAGGTAAATCGTGCTCTCACAGATATTCTCGGTTTTTCCGAAGAAGAGTTTCTAAAGGTCGATTTTCAATCGATGGTCGTTACGGAAGACCTCGGGCCGACACTCGTCAAATTGCACGAACTAATATCCGGTAAGATCGCCAACTGCCAGTTGGAGCACCGGTATCTGCACAAAAATGGCGATATCGTATGGGCCTCCTGGAGTGTGTCGACCGCCGGCGATGGTAGCGTGGCAAATCAGAGACTTATCTTTCAGATCCAGGATATCACCGACAAGAAGGTCGCCGAAGAAAAATTGCAGCACGAGGCAACGCACGATGCCCTGACCGGCCTTCCGAATCGGCCACTGTTTATGGCTCGGCTGACTTCGGCTCTTGAGCGACGCAAAATGTCGCCGGACTATAAGGTCAGCATCCTTTTCATCGATCTGGACCGATTCAAGTACGTCAACGATAGTCTCGGCCATCTCGCCGGCGATCTATTATTAGTAGGTATATCTGAGCGGCTACGCGAATGTCTCCGGCCGTCCGATCTCGTTGCCCGACTCGGCGGAGACGAATTTACGATCCTCGTCGAAGGCTCTCATATCGACGAAGAGGTCACGCGGATCGCAGAAAGGATTCAGGCAAAGTTCAATATTCCTTTCGGGTTGAACGGGAATGAGGTCTATAGTTCGGCAAGTATCGGCATTCTACACGCGTCCGGCAACCACCTTACATCCGAAGACATTATGCGCGACGCCGATACGGCAATGTATCAGGCCAAGCGAGCCGGTAAGGCACGACACGAGGTGTTTGACGAGAAGATGTTCAGGGCCGCACGCGAGACGCTTCGGATCGAGACCGATCTTCGCCGTGCGATCGAGCGGTCTGAGTTATCTGTGGTTTATCAGCCGATCTATTCACTTGAAACCGACACGATCGAGGGATTTGAGTCTCTGGCCAGGTGGAATCACCCGGAACTTGGTCATATTTCTCCCAGTAAATTCATTCCGGTTGCCGAAGAGATCGGTATGATCGACCGCTTGTGCGAATACGTGCTTCAGGTCTCGTGCCGCGAAATTCGCACAATCCAGGACGCGATGCCCGACGGCCGAAAACCCAAATTGAGTGTCAATCTTTCGTGTAAGCAGTTTGCCCAGACCTCGCTGGTAAGGAACATCGAGCGCATCCTGGACGAAAATTCGTTTTCACCTCACCTTTTGAAATTTGAGATCACCGAGTCTGTATTTGTGGAACATCAAGCAAGGGCGATCGAGATGCTCAAGCAGTTGCGCGATAGCGGCATCGACATACATATCGATGATTTTGGTACCGGATACTCAAATCTCAGCTATCTGATGAAACTCCCAATAACGACGCTTAAGATCGATAGATCATTCGTCAGTATGATCAACGACAGCGGAGGAAACGACGAAATAGTGCGTGCGATCGTATCGCTTGCCAAAACACTCGACCTGCAGGTGGTTGCCGAGGGCATCGAGACCGAGGCTCAACTATCGACGCTACGCTCGCTCGGTTGCGAATTCGGTCAAGGCTTTTTGTTTGCTGCCCCGATGACCTTCATTGACCTATGCTCATACCTTAAGACCGAGTCGGTTATCGGTCAGGCCGATCGACGATTCGGCGATGTCGCTCACCTCCAACAACTCCAGTAG
- a CDS encoding GNAT family N-acetyltransferase produces MLSQLHMKTAHAAAPTRTMGIVPDLSRVFNIDESLRTETLAFLAERPVHTVVMTSFIHDNGFDNELNRGTFYGYRNEAGRLEGVALIGHSTLFEARTEMAIEALAFTARTSERPIHLIMSSGDAAERFWDHYNTTAAAPRLRCEEVLFEAAFPLAVQNCEWDVRTADKADLVELAEAQAEVAFIECGVDPMARDREGFLKRVLRRIEMGRVFSVKIDGKLAFKADIIAETPEAIYLEGIWVAPEFRGQGMGSECLSELTVKLLNRAEHICMLSNVEFAGAHKSFQKAGYRAADRCVTLFV; encoded by the coding sequence ATGCTAAGCCAATTACATATGAAGACTGCTCACGCCGCAGCACCAACGAGAACAATGGGCATTGTGCCCGACCTCTCGCGGGTCTTCAACATCGATGAATCATTACGGACCGAGACCTTGGCGTTCCTGGCAGAACGCCCGGTACACACGGTCGTAATGACGAGCTTCATTCACGACAACGGTTTTGACAACGAACTGAACCGTGGAACATTCTACGGATACAGGAATGAAGCAGGAAGACTAGAGGGAGTTGCACTGATCGGGCACTCGACACTGTTCGAGGCTCGAACTGAAATGGCTATCGAGGCACTGGCATTTACCGCCCGCACCTCTGAACGGCCGATACATTTGATAATGTCGTCCGGTGACGCCGCCGAACGATTTTGGGATCACTACAACACGACCGCCGCTGCTCCGCGGCTACGTTGCGAAGAGGTTCTCTTTGAAGCCGCATTTCCGCTTGCAGTCCAAAACTGCGAATGGGACGTGCGGACCGCGGACAAGGCCGACCTTGTCGAACTTGCTGAAGCTCAGGCCGAGGTCGCGTTCATCGAGTGCGGAGTCGATCCGATGGCACGGGACCGCGAGGGATTCCTCAAGCGTGTCTTACGCCGAATCGAAATGGGTCGTGTTTTCAGTGTCAAGATCGATGGGAAACTGGCGTTCAAGGCGGACATAATCGCAGAGACGCCTGAGGCCATCTATCTCGAAGGTATCTGGGTCGCTCCCGAGTTTCGCGGACAAGGAATGGGTTCGGAATGCCTGTCCGAATTGACAGTCAAATTACTCAACCGCGCAGAACATATCTGTATGCTCAGCAACGTCGAGTTTGCCGGTGCTCACAAGAGCTTTCAGAAAGCCGGATATCGGGCGGCAGACAGGTGCGTAACATTATTCGTCTGA
- a CDS encoding S8 family serine peptidase, which yields MMSLSNTNRSTIRAAVSLILVLSIVLTNAISAFAALTPQSVINASATTKYTTDLTQLGRQGRLRENLNFENETARLIKVLAEGGIRQPVIVDSTGENQDAVVEETARRIATGNVPDSLKGISIVKLEVATLYSNAKSDAEVVDLIGTILNEVTASQKGSVLYVNEIANLLESQAVGEQLLGAISSGKLAIIGGSTRESYTDKIERSEAFAAVFQPITLDGIIISGQASNQDANILKGDGFAGDNISSELREMMANDPSGKTRVDVIIQAKDADNAALRSLLKSGEAHVTDRIGNTETMVVNLPLSSLESLSKSGLINFISPDRPTTVTGHVEESIGADMIRSQAALNGRSAYTLDGSDIGVAVVDSGIASTHNGFKNGAGASRIVANVNFTSGTLTATTDGYGHGSHVAGLAVGDSTQSSGAYRGVAKNAKVISVKVLNDLGEGTSSWLLNGLNWILQNRVQYNIKVANLSLGTTAVDSYRNDPICVKVKELVQAGIVVVVAAGNLGKTATGAKTYGRIHSPGISPYALTVGSTNSMGTATTADDSIATFSSRGPTRSFLTTSTGWKVFDNNIKPDIVAPGNRLISYKSANNRLALLSPTLSLDATNNNDSMMYMSGTSMSAPVVAGAAALLLQVNPNLTPGMIKMIMQYSARPISGANTFEQGAGALNIEGAVRLARSLRTDIDFQNAANGSSTVAQGWTMPTTSTTIGGNTFQWAQVITGNHNIITGANLVSKFQAAYKRENIVNDGVTFGNGNFTLNTATHFTAGLGVNRNVTTSNGGSLGAGSIWMSYGVLVGDGVLIGDGVLVGDGVLVGDGVLVGDGVLVGDGVLVGDGVLVGDGVLVGDGVLIGDGVLIGDSVLLGDPTPSM from the coding sequence ATGATGAGTTTGTCCAACACCAATAGATCGACGATAAGAGCAGCGGTTTCGCTGATACTCGTATTGTCGATCGTCTTAACCAACGCTATTTCAGCGTTTGCCGCACTTACACCGCAATCGGTGATAAATGCTTCGGCAACGACGAAATACACCACCGATCTTACGCAGCTAGGCCGTCAAGGTAGATTGCGTGAGAACCTAAACTTTGAAAACGAGACCGCACGTCTCATCAAGGTGTTAGCCGAAGGTGGAATTCGTCAGCCGGTCATCGTTGATAGCACCGGCGAGAATCAGGACGCGGTGGTTGAAGAAACCGCTCGCAGGATCGCTACAGGAAATGTGCCTGACAGCCTGAAGGGAATTTCGATCGTCAAGCTAGAGGTCGCGACACTATATTCGAATGCAAAGTCCGACGCCGAGGTTGTCGATCTGATCGGCACGATCCTCAATGAGGTGACGGCATCGCAAAAGGGTTCGGTCCTTTATGTAAATGAGATCGCAAACCTTCTTGAGTCGCAGGCGGTCGGCGAGCAGTTGCTCGGAGCGATTAGCTCAGGCAAACTCGCGATCATCGGCGGATCGACCCGGGAAAGTTACACGGATAAGATCGAACGCTCCGAGGCCTTTGCGGCTGTTTTTCAGCCAATCACATTGGACGGGATCATTATTTCTGGCCAGGCTTCGAATCAGGATGCCAATATCCTGAAGGGCGACGGCTTTGCAGGTGACAATATCTCATCAGAACTGCGTGAGATGATGGCCAATGATCCGAGCGGAAAGACCCGCGTAGATGTGATCATACAGGCTAAGGACGCCGACAATGCAGCACTCCGTTCATTGCTCAAATCGGGTGAAGCTCACGTTACCGACCGAATCGGCAACACCGAAACGATGGTCGTAAATCTGCCGTTGTCTTCGCTCGAATCACTTTCGAAGAGCGGACTGATCAACTTTATATCCCCTGATCGCCCGACGACGGTGACCGGCCACGTCGAAGAATCAATCGGCGCGGACATGATTCGCTCTCAGGCCGCCCTCAATGGACGATCTGCATATACGCTTGACGGCTCGGACATCGGTGTTGCCGTGGTCGACTCAGGGATCGCCTCCACGCACAATGGATTTAAGAATGGTGCCGGAGCGTCACGGATCGTGGCAAATGTTAATTTCACAAGCGGCACGCTCACCGCGACCACGGACGGATACGGGCACGGATCGCACGTCGCGGGACTCGCCGTCGGCGACTCCACACAGAGTAGCGGTGCATATCGCGGTGTTGCCAAAAACGCCAAGGTCATTAGCGTCAAGGTACTAAATGATCTGGGCGAAGGCACTTCGTCCTGGCTCCTCAATGGCTTGAATTGGATCCTCCAAAACCGAGTGCAGTACAACATCAAGGTCGCGAATCTTAGCCTCGGCACGACTGCCGTGGATTCGTATCGAAATGATCCGATCTGCGTCAAGGTCAAGGAGTTGGTTCAGGCCGGGATCGTAGTTGTAGTAGCCGCCGGCAACCTCGGCAAAACCGCAACCGGAGCCAAGACCTATGGCCGCATCCACTCGCCCGGAATTAGCCCTTATGCTCTGACCGTTGGCTCAACCAACTCAATGGGCACCGCGACGACCGCTGACGATTCGATCGCCACGTTTAGTTCGCGCGGCCCGACACGCAGTTTCCTGACCACCTCAACGGGATGGAAGGTGTTCGACAATAACATCAAGCCGGATATCGTTGCTCCGGGCAACCGACTTATATCGTATAAATCCGCTAATAATCGGCTGGCCCTCTTGAGCCCGACGCTTTCGCTCGACGCGACCAATAATAATGATTCGATGATGTATATGAGCGGAACATCGATGTCTGCTCCGGTGGTCGCCGGTGCCGCCGCACTTCTGCTGCAGGTCAACCCGAATTTAACGCCGGGTATGATCAAGATGATAATGCAATATTCAGCCCGCCCGATCTCAGGTGCCAATACCTTTGAACAGGGTGCTGGGGCATTGAATATCGAGGGCGCGGTGCGACTCGCACGATCGCTCCGCACGGACATCGATTTTCAGAACGCGGCAAACGGTTCGTCGACCGTCGCACAGGGTTGGACGATGCCGACCACTTCGACGACGATCGGCGGCAATACGTTTCAATGGGCTCAGGTGATAACCGGTAATCATAATATTATCACCGGGGCGAACCTCGTTTCCAAATTCCAGGCCGCCTACAAACGCGAGAATATCGTGAATGATGGCGTCACGTTTGGTAACGGCAACTTTACGCTCAATACGGCCACTCACTTTACCGCTGGGTTAGGCGTTAACCGAAACGTCACCACGAGTAACGGCGGTTCTTTAGGTGCCGGATCGATATGGATGTCATACGGCGTGTTAGTCGGTGACGGTGTCTTAATCGGTGACGGTGTGCTCGTCGGTGACGGTGTCTTGGTCGGCGACGGTGTGCTCGTTGGTGATGGTGTCTTGGTCGGTGACGGCGTGCTCGTCGGCGATGGTGTCTTGGTCGGTGACGGCGTGCTCGTCGGCGACGGCGTTTTGATTGGTGATGGAGTGTTGATTGGTGACAGCGTATTACTTGGCGATCCTACGCCCTCGATGTAA
- the mdh gene encoding malate dehydrogenase gives MAAGRNKVTVVGAGNVGATAAHWIASKELADVVLVDIVEGTPQGKCLDLAQAAPMDGFDVKLVGANSYEETANSDVVIITAGLPRKPGMSRDDLLKTNSDIVGQVTDQVAKYSPNSVIIVVSNPLDAMAQVAFRRSGFPKNRVMGMAGVLDSARMRCFVAEELDVSVENVTCFVLGGHGDTMVPLPRYSTVAGIPITELISKDKLDAILTRTANGGAEIVGLLKTGSAYYAPSLGAVEMTEAILKDKKKILPCAVFLEGEYGVSNLFVGVPVKLGKNGIEQIIEISLTNDERTALHKSAAAVQELVDILNI, from the coding sequence ATGGCTGCTGGAAGAAATAAAGTTACTGTTGTCGGAGCTGGAAACGTCGGCGCAACCGCTGCTCATTGGATCGCGAGCAAAGAACTAGCGGATGTCGTCCTGGTCGATATTGTCGAGGGAACGCCTCAGGGCAAATGCCTCGATCTGGCGCAGGCTGCTCCGATGGACGGTTTTGACGTCAAACTCGTCGGAGCTAATTCGTATGAGGAAACGGCAAATTCGGACGTTGTGATCATCACCGCCGGCCTACCGCGCAAGCCCGGAATGAGCCGCGACGACCTTCTGAAAACCAACTCCGACATCGTCGGACAGGTCACCGATCAAGTCGCGAAGTACTCGCCTAATTCGGTGATCATCGTCGTATCAAATCCGCTCGACGCGATGGCGCAGGTCGCATTTCGCCGCTCGGGATTCCCCAAAAACCGCGTGATGGGAATGGCGGGCGTGCTCGACAGTGCCCGTATGCGCTGCTTTGTCGCTGAGGAACTCGACGTGTCGGTCGAAAATGTTACCTGCTTTGTACTCGGAGGTCACGGCGACACGATGGTACCGCTGCCGCGTTACTCGACGGTTGCCGGTATCCCGATCACCGAGTTGATCTCAAAAGACAAGCTCGACGCTATCCTCACCCGTACCGCTAATGGCGGTGCAGAGATCGTCGGATTGCTCAAGACCGGTTCGGCATACTACGCGCCAAGCTTAGGTGCCGTCGAGATGACCGAGGCGATCCTCAAGGACAAAAAGAAGATCCTGCCCTGTGCCGTCTTTCTCGAAGGCGAGTACGGCGTCAGCAATCTCTTTGTCGGCGTGCCGGTCAAACTCGGCAAAAACGGTATCGAGCAGATCATCGAGATATCGCTCACCAACGATGAACGCACCGCTCTCCACAAGAGTGCCGCCGCCGTCCAGGAACTTGTCGATATCCTGAATATCTGA
- a CDS encoding amidohydrolase family protein, whose amino-acid sequence MKIERIRNLLSSVLVAAIVVSTAIGQALPSSFSGKRVKRIVVRNAMVVDGSGKPAAGPLDIYVENDVIKRIVGSPATRPSASNADELVIDATGKYVLPGLINLHGHTQDERAGVPMPVEYVTKMWLACGITTVRDAWADPKILGYRDQINAGTLVGPRLFPYGGFPAADLDTAVQVRQRVRDLKAAGYDGIKLYTMDRDLMAAMLDEAKKQGMRVMHHAGVEESNAWDDIKGGTTSIEHWYGIPDAAIESGRQDFPSTYNYNNEVDRFRYAGRLWREADPEKLSKVLDAMVAANVAWDPTLVIYEASRDLQRAQTNPAFAEYLHPVLADYFRPNPANHGSYFIGWSTTDETFWKENYRIWMKAVYDFEKKGGLIGTGEDAGFIYQMYGFGLIRELELHQEAGFSPLKVIQHATSNGAKILGKEDSLGRIRVGYKADLIVVNGNPLENFKVLYPNGTDEVRDGKVVRGGGIEWTIRDGVPFHVPTLSKEIREMVLNARKGQNREQ is encoded by the coding sequence ATGAAGATCGAACGAATTCGAAATCTTTTGTCGTCCGTGCTTGTCGCGGCGATCGTTGTTTCCACGGCTATCGGACAGGCTTTGCCGAGTTCGTTTTCGGGCAAACGGGTCAAGCGGATCGTGGTGCGCAATGCGATGGTCGTTGACGGCAGTGGCAAACCGGCGGCCGGCCCGCTTGACATATATGTTGAGAATGACGTGATCAAGCGGATAGTCGGTTCGCCCGCAACGAGGCCGTCTGCGAGTAATGCGGACGAGCTGGTCATCGACGCGACGGGCAAATACGTTCTGCCGGGGCTGATCAATCTCCACGGCCACACGCAGGACGAGCGTGCCGGCGTTCCGATGCCGGTCGAGTATGTCACCAAGATGTGGCTCGCCTGCGGGATCACCACCGTGCGTGACGCTTGGGCAGATCCGAAAATTCTTGGCTATCGCGATCAGATCAACGCAGGGACTCTGGTAGGCCCGCGTCTGTTTCCATACGGCGGCTTTCCGGCGGCAGACCTCGATACTGCAGTTCAAGTGCGGCAGCGTGTTCGCGATCTAAAAGCCGCGGGCTATGACGGCATCAAACTGTACACAATGGACCGCGATCTGATGGCGGCGATGTTGGACGAAGCAAAAAAGCAGGGAATGCGGGTAATGCACCACGCCGGCGTTGAAGAGTCGAATGCGTGGGACGATATCAAGGGCGGCACGACCTCGATCGAGCATTGGTACGGCATTCCGGACGCAGCGATCGAATCGGGCAGACAAGACTTTCCCTCCACCTATAACTACAACAACGAAGTTGACCGCTTTCGCTACGCCGGGCGGCTTTGGCGTGAGGCAGACCCAGAAAAGCTGAGCAAAGTACTGGATGCAATGGTTGCGGCCAATGTCGCTTGGGACCCGACCCTTGTCATCTACGAAGCCTCGCGCGATCTGCAGCGGGCTCAGACGAATCCGGCATTTGCGGAATATCTGCATCCGGTTCTCGCAGATTATTTCCGGCCGAATCCAGCTAATCACGGCTCGTATTTCATTGGTTGGTCAACAACGGACGAGACGTTTTGGAAAGAAAACTATCGCATCTGGATGAAAGCCGTCTATGATTTTGAGAAAAAAGGCGGTCTGATCGGAACCGGCGAGGACGCAGGATTCATTTATCAAATGTACGGCTTTGGCCTGATACGCGAGCTCGAACTGCATCAGGAAGCCGGTTTTAGTCCGCTCAAGGTCATCCAGCACGCCACCAGTAACGGGGCGAAAATACTTGGAAAAGAAGATAGTCTCGGCCGCATTCGCGTCGGTTACAAAGCGGATCTGATCGTCGTAAACGGCAATCCGCTGGAGAATTTCAAGGTGCTCTATCCGAACGGCACTGACGAAGTCCGCGACGGTAAGGTGGTGCGGGGCGGCGGTATCGAATGGACTATCCGCGACGGTGTGCCTTTTCACGTTCCGACGCTCTCAAAGGAGATCAGGGAAATGGTGTTGAATGCGAGAAAAGGTCAGAACCGAGAGCAGTAG
- a CDS encoding IS110 family transposase, protein MAVYIGVDFHPYEQTLAFVDEADGEIRYKRFLHSDKAGIKAFYRKCGKDAVIGTEATGSLWWFEKLLFDNGMTLKIGDPRMIRRAALSRHKNDHRDAETILDLLMRGTFPAITPRSEQSREMLDLLNYRQSLVSKRTSVVNQLQAFARSKGLPRFRLPAVKARKKIEEVETTQVERLLVSSRFVLCDELTRQIKAVEARLEEEANKEERAQLLMTHPGIGLINAMALVHTLGDVRRFRRKEEVVAFVGLDPLEKSSGETRRIGSISKRGSRLARYLLGQAAQASREKQSGSGMRYCDSLSNPYCSTV, encoded by the coding sequence ATGGCAGTATACATTGGGGTTGACTTTCATCCATATGAGCAGACGCTTGCTTTTGTGGATGAAGCGGATGGAGAGATCAGATATAAGCGGTTTCTTCATAGCGATAAGGCGGGGATAAAGGCGTTTTACCGCAAGTGCGGAAAGGACGCGGTTATTGGAACGGAGGCCACGGGATCGCTGTGGTGGTTTGAGAAGTTGCTCTTTGACAATGGAATGACGCTCAAGATCGGAGATCCGAGGATGATCCGTCGAGCAGCGTTATCGAGGCACAAGAACGACCACAGGGATGCGGAGACGATCCTGGATCTTTTGATGCGCGGGACATTTCCGGCGATCACGCCGAGGAGCGAGCAGAGCCGGGAGATGCTCGATCTGCTGAACTATCGTCAGTCTTTGGTGAGCAAGCGGACATCGGTGGTTAACCAGCTGCAGGCGTTCGCACGATCGAAGGGCTTGCCACGGTTCCGTTTGCCGGCGGTAAAGGCGAGAAAGAAGATCGAGGAGGTTGAGACGACACAGGTCGAGCGGCTTCTGGTCAGCTCTCGATTTGTTCTTTGCGACGAGCTGACACGCCAGATCAAGGCCGTGGAGGCGAGGCTCGAGGAAGAGGCGAATAAGGAAGAGCGTGCTCAATTGCTAATGACGCATCCCGGCATCGGGCTGATCAACGCCATGGCACTTGTTCACACGCTCGGCGATGTTCGACGCTTTCGCCGTAAGGAAGAGGTCGTGGCATTTGTAGGACTCGACCCGCTCGAGAAAAGCTCGGGCGAGACGAGGCGGATCGGTTCGATCAGCAAGCGAGGTTCGCGGCTCGCAAGGTACCTGCTCGGGCAGGCAGCCCAGGCAAGTCGCGAAAAGCAATCGGGGTCAGGCATGCGATATTGCGATTCTCTTTCAAATCCATACTGCTCGACCGTTTGA